A region of Anolis carolinensis isolate JA03-04 unplaced genomic scaffold, rAnoCar3.1.pri scaffold_7, whole genome shotgun sequence DNA encodes the following proteins:
- the smim7 gene encoding small integral membrane protein 7, with translation MLGDLLLFGTLLANAGAVLNFRLKKKDSQGFGEEVREPTTGDNIREFLLSLRYFRIFIALWNIFMMFCMILLFGS, from the exons ATGTTGGGGGACTTGCTGCTCTTCGg GACGCTGCTGGCCAACGCGGGGGCCGTGCTGAACTTCCGGCT GAAGAAGAAAGACAGCCAAGGCTTTGGCGAGGAAGTGAGGGAACCCACCACAG GCGACAACATCCGGGAGTTTCTGCTGAGCCTGCGCTACTTCCGGATCTTCATTGCCTTGTGGAATATCTTCATGATGTTCTGCATGATCCT GCTATTTGGATCTTGA